A single Cannabis sativa cultivar Pink pepper isolate KNU-18-1 chromosome 7, ASM2916894v1, whole genome shotgun sequence DNA region contains:
- the LOC133039712 gene encoding uncharacterized protein LOC133039712, with protein MVSEILQEDAEIPVPLEEFRYVRDVYQMFLPWPKHLILTTEGPLAQPPSRRDASKGKAPMLSPQSRGAREDELFTEEKMALIPNSLKWMIHEFLRLKDKRDIITISVPRGFIAPRTQIILSGEDLQQVATCNYIGNQGMLFGMMHIWESINGLRKIFKFYDPELLTFLYA; from the exons atggtttcggaaatcctgcaagaggacgctgaaatcccagtcccaCTTGAAGAGttcagatatgttagggacgtgtaccagatgttccttccttggcctaaacacttaattttaacaaccgag ggtccactcgctcaaccgccctcaagacgtgatgcgtcaaaggggaaagctccgatgctttctccacaaagccgtggtgcacgggaagatgagttgttcacggaagagaagatggcgttgatccctaattcgctgaaatggatgattcatgaattcctaaggctcaaagataaacgtgatataatcacaatttctgtcccccgaggattcattgcaccgcgtacccagatcattttatctggagaggatttgcagcaggttgctacgtgtaactacatcggcaaccagggaatgctgtttggaatgat gcacatatgggagagcatcaacggtctgagaaaaattttcaagttttacgacccagagcttctcacg